Sequence from the Plasmodium yoelii strain 17X genome assembly, chromosome: 10 genome:
TTTCATATACTtgtaatttttatacatacaaaaaagcatgaaaatattacattttaaaagaaaaaaaaagtaacatacctttttattcttaaaaatttatagttTGGTATATAGTATgcaaaatatgtatatattaattataacgCATCAACatgagttttttttttttttttttaacttataAGATCATAACGAATGTGTATtcttttattcatatttgaAATTGCAATATACAATTTTCATTGGGGGCATAAGCACAAGTAATATCATATGTAATATGAATAtgaatatgtatatgtacatgtacatgtatatgaatatttatatcttttaatattatatttatgtatatgttgtatttgtaatatttttctgttttttttcttaccttaagtttattataaattaattaatcaTTAAATTTTGTACGTATAAGCTACTGTGACTGACACTTTTCACGTcagcttttttttttttttttttttttttctttcgtTTTAAACtacaaatatatcttatgtaTACATAAAAGTTATAATGTGTGTAGAGGTATGGATGTATAAAGGTTTGTTAGTTATGTATGAATTTATATAcgtataaaatatttatttaaatatattacctTCCTtgaaatataaagaaaaaaatgtgtgtgtattttttaagtttttttgAAAGTATTTAAATTTACATAACAATACAATATAGTATTAAacttattaaattttttttataaaaatttatgattATAGAAAgataatgttataatatagataatgaaaagaaaaattatgtattatataatattacattttttttctacaaaatatattttttaaataagatACTGTGTAAGGCGAGGAAAatgtgtgtatttttttttatatatttttttgttttttttttcaattcaaaattttacttttttaataGTTTCCTAAATTtaactataatatataattataatggaATGTGTGcattatgttttttatatgaaaatactatttttttttttacttatataatttgcataagtgtgaaattatttttaagaaaaaaaaggttatatttatgatatataaaaagaaaagaataTGAAGTTATGTACACATTTTAACATATCTAAGTATATAATGtgtagatatatatatatgttagaCGTTTCTAAACCTCTTTAATactttacatatatttttttataatctaactttttatttataatacttttcctctataaaatataaatattcgaTATTTCGGAAATTCTATAACGATATATAACTTCTCCATTACACACTATTTTGGCTTAACATTCTAATATTACCCATATTATTTTGTCTCTCTTATTTGTAACCTTATCACGAGTTATGAGCATATCATAcaatatgtatgtatatatatgtgtatatatatgtatgtatatatatatatatatatatatgtatatatatttgtacgattatattgtatttatttatgttcttaaaatgttattttgaccatatttataattataatatttctaaCTATTATGCTAAGGTCAATAtatagagaaaaaaaaaaaatgttttagaTCATTagaatttattattaattctttCCAACTCATATATCTCgcaaatgtatatatgtaaaattatataaaattatattttttcaatttccaTCATCTTTGTATAAAATCATGCTAAGCAAATAGTATTATACAATATAGCTAAATTAATTTCACAAATTTAAAAGttaatataatttctttGTATCATATacctataatatatatatatatatatacataccaTTATAgagtataaatatatgcttATTTAACGGTTTGCTTATAAATAGATTATAAGCCTAAAGTGTTGAGTTTtacttatatttaaatatcaaATTTTATACAAGATATAATAAGTACAAGcgaattaatttattatatatatttttttcttagtTTCCTTCAATGAACATATTCAAATTATGCATTTTTCCACATTTTgatgttttattaaatttgtttattatttcatcCATATTTCTTATCCTtttcaatttatttttaattttccgAAATTAAGAAGATAAAGTTAAATGGTTACatcatttataaatataatgcaaggcgtgataaaaaaaaaaaaaaaaaatgtaaaaaaaatgtaaaaaaatgtaaaaaaatatatagatcattataacaattttggaataaattataaaaaaatactttcACAATTTAagctttatttttacatagtttttttgtttaaatatattataatataaaaatcttcttcattaaaaaaaaaataataaatatacaaacatttttattaattttatcaataACATGAATACTATTTACTTTATTTTGACTAATAAAGGTATAGATAGtggtaaaaatataattttttaatatgaataaatgtATGTTGTTTGCATTTATAGTAGTGTTTAATTTATTCCCTAATAACAATGCCACCTCtagaatatattaatgagGAGGGTTATCGACTTGATGGGAGAAAATGTAACGAATAtagattaataaaaataaatatgggAAATcagaatatatttaatgatgCAGACGGTTTTGCATTTTATGAGATTGggaatacaaaaatattatcatatattcAAGGACCAACAGAACTAAAAAAAACAGATGATAAGTGTTCAATAAAATGTGATGTTTTTTTATCACCATTTAATGTATATgataaaaggaaaaaaaaaacaaaagataaTATAACAAATGAAATAAGTGCATATATAAGAAATATttgtgaaaatattatattattagatttatataaaaattctgaaattaatatttttttatatataattgaaagAGATGGAGGTATAAAACATGCTGCAATTAATACATGTATATTAGCATTAATTGATGCTGGTATTgcaattaaatattttatatcagCATGCTCAGTTTTATATttgcaaaataaaataatagtagATGGTAATCAATTGGAAATTAACTCAGGATCTCCTGAATTAACAATGGTTATTGAATTAAATACacacaaaattattttattagaaTTTGATGCTGAAATTCCCATTGATATTTTCGAATCAATGGTCCAGACATGTATTGATAGTTGTATTAACATAGGTAGAGTTATGAAGTTAACTGTTAAAGAAAATGCCATAGGATTATTatgtttaaataatttattgactaattaatatatagataaattatcagtattatatatgaacatTGAATATACTCATTATGGGCTATTTGTTATGCATGTAGCATATTATTGTTcatataactattttttcttgaatttttttttaataaatacacatttttaatgatacacatttttaacaatacacatttttaacaatacacatttttaacatttttttatgtgtacttttattatttttttttttttcacactattttttcattttaattGTCTTCATCCAAGatcaataaataaataaatatatacatatatatatatacatacatggTCAGTCATTATTAGCtacttaaaaataataaaataaattttaatgttTTCGTACGgatattttttcaaacaaaacgaacaaataataaatattattaacaaaaatatttactaaaAAAGTTATAACCAATATTCAATAAGTTTCACATATCCTTACGATAATTTTAAGGTAAATGTGTATATACGTGTATTGGAGAAAATActttatacatttatttattctcccaaaaaaataataaaaattataacatatacaataaatttttaataaataatattttgtacATCACATGGATAAAAGAAATTAAGTATTTGATATTCattcaataaataaaatataacagtataattaaatatgttatttCTTATACATGTGTGTGTTTGTTTAGTTATTTATCAGTTTCCCCTTTAAACcaatcaaaatataataattttcttgaattttttcctttctcattaaatttatgttaaacttaaataattttccccctttttttctttcagtAATTCCATAAGCATTCAATATAACcatatatatagtaatatatttttttttacatttttatcgTTATTAAACCTTGGAAATAAAGTGCAATGAATAGGGAATATTCATCAAAACCGAGTACATATTTGTGGGATATAGATATTGCTATTAATGCATTAAAGGAAAATGCTGTAGATtgtgttttatttttcgGATTTATTATAAGTATTTTGGggtcattttattttttatattggcTAAAAACTTGTGAAATGGGAAATGTATGTAccaaaaattattaaaaatgaactTTGATGCATATAAAATTCAggaatttattatttttttaagctACTATTAAAACCCTTTCAATCTTAAAAAGGAGAAAAACAGGAAATTTCAATATGCCcgtaaataaatatatatatatatgaatagaGTTAAATGTAATTAAGGAACAAATTTAAGTAAAATTCGGGGTCCATTATATATTATCCCATTTAAGAATAGTTAGAAGATTACAATggagaaaaatatgaaattatggacataatatatttgtattgtGTGCTATAATGagaactatattttttttgcgccttataaaataatatacatataaaaattgtctacaataaatatattaaatgaaatggaaattaaaaatattactcAAATGTAATTTTTCTATGTACCATgaatattttccattttttttaatgatatattttccattttttttttttttttttggtgttaataatgaaaattagTGGAACAGTATATTATTCATGGATATTATACGAAAGGGTAttgcataaaaatatattcacatgtataataatatttccatTAAAATGggaaattaaatattaacttttttaaaagatataataacataaaataaacaacatGATGTAataaacattaaaaataatgctAATGTCCAAAAAATGTATTGTTCACCTTCAAatccattttttaaattcattccAAAAATTCCTGCTATTGTACCAACAATAGCTATAATAattccatatatttttagtcCCAATTCTAATTTTAAAACATCATTTCTTGCATCATCTAAATTTAATTCAACCATTTGTAATACATCATCTAAAGATTCATTTGTTCgatgaattatttttaaaaattcttCAATTTCATGGCAATAATATTCGAGTAGCATTTCAGTATCTTCACTGTATGGTGTTAATTCACATTTTTCCCACATTTCGGGTTTATCTTCAAAATAAGAAACTTCTAATCTTCttatatcatcatcattactTAAAACAGCATGCATAGCTTTATAAACACTTTGTACCTTTTcttcaattatttttaattttcttcTCATATCTGTTAATTGGTTTATACATTTAAATATGCTTGGATTGTTACTTATTATATCGAATAATTTTTCTGTTTCATATATTACAGGttcaatttcattttttaattcttcatATATATCAACAAATATTGATtctaaaattaatatttcaaATGGTAATGAATCTTTAATTTCAGATATAACTTTACTATTTTCAATAAACCATTTACATGATTTTTCTTCCTTTTTTACTATTTCAGGTATAGGATTATTTGTAAATGTTGGGATATATAACAACAAatctttaaatataatacattttctATATGGTAAATTTATTAACACACAATTTCGTTTAGGTGATATTTCAAATCGTGTGTTATTATTACTTGATAACAATTGTCTTATATCTCTATATTGTGCTAATCCACTTGAATTTATAGgaatattttcttcttttatatGATGcacaatttttaataattcatgAGATTGTAAAAGATAATGAACATTTTCTCCGTTACTTATCTTATGAACATgatgttttaaatatttattaaaacattt
This genomic interval carries:
- a CDS encoding exosome complex component RRP41, putative, with the translated sequence MPPLEYINEEGYRLDGRKCNEYRLIKINMGNQNIFNDADGFAFYEIGNTKILSYIQGPTELKKTDDKCSIKCDVFLSPFNVYDKRKKKTKDNITNEISAYIRNICENIILLDLYKNSEINIFLYIIERDGGIKHAAINTCILALIDAGIAIKYFISACSVLYLQNKIIVDGNQLEINSGSPELTMVIELNTHKIILLEFDAEIPIDIFESMVQTCIDSCINIGRVMKLTVKENAIGLLCLNNLLTN